Proteins encoded within one genomic window of Spirulina major PCC 6313:
- a CDS encoding RRXRR domain-containing protein, translating to MQRIPVQNPDGTPAMPTKSSRAQRWVAQGKAQWVKTNLRIKVVRLKAEPSGRNTQPIVVGLDPGKLYSGIAVQSAQATLFQSHLELPYPRVRERMDHRRMLRRSRRSRRINRELPFQLRNHRQKRFNNRKQQKVPPSIRANRDLEFRVVQELGQLFPIATIGYEKVRADVDLTSGRKGAKSGKGFSPVMVGQAYAIEKMEQIAPVYTRYGWQQDGNGTAQLRSALGLKKSQDKAEQIPQTHAVDGIALACGYFIEYRPFHRKRSHGYLWFGEVKLTSAPFVVIKRPPISRRQLHLMVPRQKGLRRKYGGTVTRHGFRKGDLVRAEMAGRVSVGYVSGDTTRQVSVSEFTWKRIGQFSAAKVELLYRATGILVSCPQRLSVSGAFNPAA from the coding sequence ATGCAACGCATCCCAGTCCAAAACCCTGATGGTACTCCTGCCATGCCCACCAAGAGTAGTCGCGCTCAACGGTGGGTAGCGCAGGGCAAGGCCCAATGGGTGAAAACCAATCTACGGATCAAGGTAGTGCGCCTGAAAGCGGAGCCATCGGGTCGTAATACCCAGCCCATCGTGGTCGGGCTCGATCCCGGCAAACTCTATTCAGGGATTGCCGTTCAATCCGCTCAAGCGACATTATTCCAGTCCCACCTAGAACTCCCCTACCCCAGGGTGCGTGAACGGATGGATCATCGCAGAATGCTACGGCGTTCTCGCCGCAGTCGGCGGATTAATCGAGAGTTACCCTTCCAGCTACGAAATCATCGCCAAAAGCGATTTAACAACCGTAAACAGCAGAAAGTGCCCCCCAGTATCCGAGCCAACCGAGACCTAGAGTTTCGAGTTGTTCAGGAGTTGGGACAACTATTCCCCATTGCCACCATTGGCTACGAGAAAGTTCGCGCCGACGTGGACTTAACCTCAGGTCGAAAGGGAGCAAAATCTGGGAAAGGTTTCTCTCCGGTCATGGTGGGGCAAGCCTATGCCATTGAGAAAATGGAGCAGATTGCCCCCGTCTACACTCGCTACGGGTGGCAGCAGGATGGCAATGGCACCGCTCAACTTCGCTCTGCTTTGGGATTGAAGAAGTCTCAGGACAAAGCAGAACAAATTCCCCAAACCCATGCGGTAGATGGTATCGCTTTAGCCTGTGGATACTTCATCGAGTATCGTCCCTTCCACCGGAAACGCAGTCACGGTTATCTTTGGTTTGGAGAGGTTAAGCTCACATCTGCCCCATTTGTGGTGATTAAACGGCCACCCATCAGTCGCAGGCAACTGCACCTCATGGTTCCCCGTCAGAAGGGTCTACGCCGCAAATATGGGGGCACAGTAACCCGCCATGGATTCCGGAAGGGGGATCTAGTGCGGGCTGAGATGGCAGGTCGCGTCTCGGTGGGCTATGTGAGTGGGGATACAACTCGGCAAGTTTCTGTTTCTGAGTTCACTTGGAAGCGTATTGGGCAGTTTAGTGCTGCCAAGGTTGAGCTACTCTATCGCGCCACGGGTATTTTGGTCAGTTGCCCGCAGAGATTGTCAGTCAGTGGGGCATTTAACCCCGCTGCCTGA
- a CDS encoding Gfo/Idh/MocA family protein, with product MTTVLKAAVIGTGVISKEHLSFLAASPHARLVGVCDLSRAAARYAAQRYGADAPYTDFNQMLAEAQPDVVHILTPPQSHKFIATACLKAGAHVICEKPIASNYQDFQELWAVAQECDRALIEDQNYRFNEPILAIHDLVTQGKLGQIEEIEVRMSLGLRGGGRFADENLPSPIHQMPAGVIHDLITHLVYLALPYLPSFDYIRATWNNHGGGDLFKYDDLDALVIGDNVHARFRFSCTTMPEGFHFRVRGTAGYAETDLFQPYIRAVYPRGGKQLSPLVNHWCNGLDLMKASVRNFRRKIMQRTPYEGLKILLDRTYTALINGTPLPISYDDMERTSRLIDALVAEDNQRSMTPTWHPPRWGSDRR from the coding sequence ATGACAACCGTGCTTAAAGCGGCGGTAATTGGCACTGGGGTGATTTCAAAAGAACATCTCAGCTTCCTTGCCGCCAGTCCCCACGCTCGGTTAGTGGGAGTGTGTGACCTCTCGCGAGCCGCAGCCCGCTATGCTGCCCAACGGTATGGCGCTGATGCACCCTACACGGACTTTAACCAGATGTTGGCCGAAGCGCAGCCCGATGTAGTGCATATCCTCACGCCGCCCCAAAGTCATAAATTCATCGCCACGGCCTGTTTAAAAGCTGGGGCCCATGTGATTTGTGAAAAACCGATCGCCTCCAATTATCAAGACTTTCAAGAACTGTGGGCAGTGGCTCAGGAGTGCGATCGCGCCCTAATCGAAGACCAAAACTATCGCTTCAACGAGCCGATCCTCGCCATTCATGACCTCGTGACCCAGGGCAAACTCGGCCAGATCGAAGAAATCGAAGTGCGGATGTCCCTCGGCCTCCGGGGCGGCGGTCGCTTTGCTGACGAAAACCTCCCCAGCCCAATCCACCAAATGCCCGCCGGCGTGATCCACGACCTGATCACCCATCTCGTCTATCTCGCCCTGCCCTACCTGCCCAGCTTTGACTATATTCGCGCCACCTGGAACAACCACGGCGGCGGCGATCTCTTCAAATACGACGATCTAGACGCGCTGGTGATTGGCGACAACGTTCATGCCCGATTCCGGTTCAGTTGCACCACCATGCCCGAAGGCTTTCACTTCCGCGTCCGAGGCACCGCAGGCTACGCCGAAACCGACCTATTTCAACCCTACATTCGCGCCGTCTATCCCCGTGGCGGCAAACAACTCTCCCCCCTCGTCAACCACTGGTGCAACGGTCTCGACCTGATGAAAGCCAGCGTCCGCAACTTCCGCCGCAAAATCATGCAGCGCACCCCCTACGAAGGTTTAAAAATCCTCCTCGATCGCACCTATACCGCCCTGATCAACGGCACACCCCTGCCCATCTCTTACGACGATATGGAACGCACCAGCCGCTTAATTGACGCTTTAGTCGCAGAGGACAATCAACGTTCAATGACCCCCACCTGGCATCCGCCGAGGTGGGGGAGTGACCGGAGATAA